In Phaeobacter inhibens DSM 16374, the following proteins share a genomic window:
- a CDS encoding DUF2160 domain-containing protein, producing the protein MLSWMAWTWPTALVFIGIFSAIGLLIVLEVRSPGGDTRKGVLGLVTTRGDRLFISLLGTSYIFLAWLGLVGMPLWWPLGLSIAWFAFTFWKV; encoded by the coding sequence ATGCTGAGTTGGATGGCCTGGACCTGGCCCACGGCACTGGTCTTTATCGGGATCTTTTCGGCCATCGGCCTGCTGATCGTTTTGGAAGTCCGCAGTCCCGGTGGTGACACCCGCAAAGGTGTGCTGGGACTGGTCACTACCCGCGGTGACCGGCTGTTCATCAGCCTGCTGGGCACCTCCTACATTTTCCTGGCCTGGCTGGGACTGGTGGGAATGCCGCTGTGGTGGCCGCTGGGCCTGTCGATTGCTTGGTTCGCCTTCACGTTCTGGAAAGTGTGA
- a CDS encoding BlaI/MecI/CopY family transcriptional regulator, giving the protein MRKKQDNPLLTEVELEFMTVVWETGGGTVRDILAELNKRQERAYTSVATVLKIMEQKGFLTSERADRSLVYRPAVPKADYQKTTLKNLSSKLFNGAPAALVARLVDDEDVTDEMLVEIRALLNERLGDDER; this is encoded by the coding sequence ATGCGAAAGAAACAGGACAACCCGCTTTTGACAGAGGTTGAACTCGAGTTCATGACCGTTGTTTGGGAAACCGGCGGCGGTACGGTGCGCGATATTCTGGCCGAATTGAACAAACGTCAGGAACGCGCCTATACTTCGGTCGCAACCGTGCTGAAAATTATGGAACAAAAAGGGTTTCTGACCAGCGAACGAGCTGACAGATCCTTGGTCTACCGCCCAGCGGTACCCAAGGCAGATTATCAGAAAACCACTCTCAAGAACCTTTCGAGCAAGCTCTTCAACGGCGCCCCGGCGGCCCTAGTAGCCCGCCTGGTGGACGATGAAGATGTCACCGACGAGATGCTCGTGGAGATACGGGCCTTGCTGAATGAAAGGTTGGGGGACGATGAACGCTGA